The following proteins are encoded in a genomic region of Stutzerimonas balearica DSM 6083:
- a CDS encoding penicillin-binding protein activator, giving the protein MLACLRSILIISLAILVAACAGSRAPALGELPRTPQATTQQLLEQAKQSDAEQAAALRLAAADQSLKQGNFAQARSILQLTPIDSLMPAQQMFASTLLAEVELAAGNSDKALQALNHPAFARLGELPVEQQVRSQTARAQALEGQGQLLAAARERAFIAPLLSGTAGQENHEHIWTLVAEIPQDELRQATEADQDLAGWLSLAAAVKQAGMISQQQRAIDDWIATHPQHPAAKQLPTSLVKLRELADQPLTRIALLLPMQGPLANVSQALRDGFLAAHLQARQAGQPELKIDLYDSTAQPSLDSFYQQAMAKGTQLVIGPLEKDLVRQLASRSSLPITTLALNYSEADQQMPPQLFQFGLAAEDEAREAADRAWADGHRRAIALAPRGEWGARVLDAFNKRWQSLGGTTVAAEPLAEPVQLANQIADLLQLRASESRAQRLQNSTNQAVAAEPSRRQDVDFIFLTATPQQAQQVRPTLIFQYAGDLPVYATSHVHSATLNRTQYLDLEGIQFAETPWLLEPEQPLRQQVEQQWPQAAGSLGRLYAMGADAYLLAPRLGQLVAIPDTRLDGLSGYLSLGDQQRIERALPWARFRDGQVERLPETARP; this is encoded by the coding sequence ATGCTGGCCTGTCTTCGCTCAATCCTAATCATCAGCCTGGCGATCCTTGTCGCCGCGTGCGCCGGGTCGCGCGCACCTGCATTGGGCGAACTGCCGCGCACACCACAGGCCACTACCCAGCAACTGCTCGAGCAGGCCAAGCAGAGCGACGCGGAACAGGCTGCCGCTCTGCGACTGGCCGCGGCAGATCAGAGCCTCAAACAAGGCAATTTCGCGCAAGCGCGGAGCATCTTGCAGCTGACCCCAATCGACTCACTGATGCCGGCACAACAAATGTTCGCCAGCACCCTGCTGGCCGAGGTCGAGTTGGCGGCCGGCAACTCGGACAAAGCATTGCAGGCCCTCAACCACCCGGCCTTCGCTCGCCTCGGCGAATTGCCGGTGGAACAGCAGGTGCGCAGCCAGACCGCCCGCGCCCAGGCCCTTGAAGGACAAGGGCAGCTCTTGGCCGCCGCTCGCGAGCGCGCATTCATCGCCCCGTTGCTCAGCGGCACGGCCGGCCAGGAAAACCACGAACACATCTGGACCCTCGTGGCGGAAATTCCACAGGACGAGCTGCGCCAAGCCACCGAAGCCGACCAGGATCTGGCCGGCTGGTTGTCATTGGCCGCCGCAGTGAAGCAAGCCGGCATGATCAGCCAGCAGCAGCGAGCGATCGACGACTGGATCGCCACCCATCCACAGCACCCCGCCGCCAAACAGCTACCCACTTCACTGGTAAAGCTGCGCGAACTGGCCGACCAGCCCCTGACCCGCATCGCCTTGCTGCTGCCGATGCAGGGGCCGCTGGCCAACGTATCCCAGGCCCTGCGCGACGGCTTTCTTGCCGCTCATCTGCAAGCCCGCCAGGCCGGCCAGCCCGAGCTGAAAATCGACCTCTACGACAGCACAGCGCAACCGTCACTCGACAGCTTTTACCAGCAGGCCATGGCCAAGGGCACACAACTGGTGATCGGCCCGCTGGAAAAGGATCTGGTCCGCCAACTGGCAAGCCGCAGCAGCCTGCCAATCACCACCCTCGCCCTGAACTACAGCGAAGCCGATCAGCAAATGCCCCCTCAGCTCTTCCAGTTTGGCCTTGCAGCCGAAGACGAAGCACGGGAAGCGGCCGATCGCGCCTGGGCCGACGGCCATCGTCGCGCCATCGCACTAGCGCCTCGCGGGGAATGGGGGGCACGCGTACTGGACGCATTCAACAAGCGCTGGCAATCGCTCGGCGGCACTACCGTAGCCGCGGAGCCGCTGGCCGAACCGGTCCAGCTCGCCAATCAGATCGCCGACCTGCTACAGCTTCGGGCCAGCGAGTCACGCGCTCAGCGCCTGCAAAACAGTACCAACCAGGCCGTCGCCGCCGAACCCTCCCGTCGCCAGGACGTCGACTTCATATTCCTGACCGCAACGCCTCAGCAAGCGCAGCAGGTCCGCCCCACGCTGATATTCCAGTACGCGGGGGATCTGCCCGTCTATGCGACCTCGCACGTCCACTCGGCAACCCTCAATCGCACCCAGTATCTCGACCTAGAGGGCATTCAGTTTGCCGAGACCCCGTGGCTCCTGGAGCCCGAGCAGCCATTGCGCCAGCAAGTCGAACAACAGTGGCCGCAGGCCGCAGGTAGCCTTGGCCGGCTCTACGCGATGGGCGCAGACGCCTATCTCCTGGCTCCGCGCCTGGGGCAGCTGGTAGCGATTCCAGACACTCGCCTTGATGGTTTGTCCGGCTATCTTTCACTCGGTGATCAGCAACGCATCGAGCGCGCGCTCCCCTGGGCGCGCTTCCGTGACGGACAGGTCGAGCGCCTGCCGGAGACGGCCCGACCATGA
- a CDS encoding phosphoheptose isomerase, with the protein MDMQTRILQLFQASIETKQQAMAVLAPVIEQAGQVMVNALLSEGKILTCGNGGSAGDAQHFSSELLNRFERERPSLPAIALTTDSSTLTSIANDYSYNEVFSKQIRALGQPGDVLLAISTSGNSANVIQAIQAAHDREMVVVALTGRDGGGMASLLLPEDVEIRVPAKVTARIQEVHLLTIHCLCDLIDNQLFGSEE; encoded by the coding sequence ATGGATATGCAAACTCGAATTCTCCAGCTCTTTCAAGCCAGCATCGAAACCAAGCAACAAGCCATGGCAGTCCTTGCGCCAGTCATCGAGCAAGCCGGGCAGGTGATGGTCAATGCGCTACTCAGCGAAGGCAAGATCCTCACCTGCGGCAACGGCGGTTCGGCTGGCGACGCTCAGCACTTCTCCTCCGAGCTGCTCAACCGCTTCGAGCGGGAGCGCCCTAGCCTCCCGGCTATTGCGTTGACTACCGACAGCTCGACACTGACCTCGATCGCCAACGATTACAGCTACAACGAGGTTTTTTCCAAGCAGATCCGTGCCCTGGGTCAGCCGGGCGACGTGTTGCTCGCCATCTCTACCAGCGGCAACTCGGCAAACGTGATCCAAGCGATCCAGGCTGCCCACGACCGGGAAATGGTGGTGGTCGCCCTTACCGGCCGAGACGGCGGCGGCATGGCCTCACTTCTGCTACCTGAAGATGTGGAGATCCGGGTGCCGGCAAAGGTGACGGCACGGATCCAGGAAGTGCACCTGCTCACCATCCACTGCCTGTGCGACCTGATCGACAACCAACTGTTCGGGAGTGAGGAATGA
- a CDS encoding cytochrome b — MSKFMEWVDARFPATKMWEDHLSKYYAPKNFNVLYFFGSLALLVLVNQILTGIWLTMSFEPSAEGAFASVEYIMRDVEYGWIIRYLHSTGASAFFVVVYLHMFRGLLYGSYQKPRELVWIFGMMIYLALMAEAFMGYLLPWGQMSYWGAQVIISLFGAIPVIGDDLTQWIRGDYLISGITLNRFFALHVIALPIVILGLVVLHILALHEVGSNNPLGVDIKKTKDENGVPLDGIPFHPYYTVKDIVGVVVFLFVFCAIVFFFPEMGGYFLEKPNFEVANAFKTPAHIAPVWYFTPFYAILRAVPDKLLGVIAMGAAIAVLFVLPWLDRSPVKSMKFKGWMSKIALLAFCISFLILGVLGVLSPTPERTLLARICTVIYFAYFILMPFYTKLEKTKVVPQRVAG; from the coding sequence ATGAGCAAGTTCATGGAATGGGTTGATGCCCGCTTCCCCGCCACGAAGATGTGGGAAGACCATCTGTCCAAGTACTACGCCCCGAAGAACTTCAATGTTCTGTATTTCTTCGGCTCCCTGGCCCTGCTTGTACTGGTCAATCAGATCCTTACCGGCATCTGGCTGACGATGAGCTTCGAGCCCAGTGCCGAAGGCGCCTTCGCGTCTGTCGAATACATCATGCGTGACGTGGAGTACGGATGGATCATCCGTTATCTGCACTCGACCGGGGCTTCGGCCTTCTTTGTCGTAGTCTATCTGCACATGTTCCGCGGTCTGCTCTACGGCTCCTACCAGAAGCCGCGTGAGTTGGTCTGGATCTTCGGCATGATGATTTACCTGGCGCTGATGGCCGAGGCCTTCATGGGCTACCTGCTGCCTTGGGGGCAGATGTCCTACTGGGGTGCACAGGTAATTATCTCCCTGTTCGGGGCGATTCCGGTCATCGGTGATGACCTGACCCAGTGGATCCGCGGCGATTATCTGATCTCCGGTATCACGCTGAACCGCTTCTTCGCACTGCATGTCATCGCTCTGCCGATCGTGATTCTTGGCCTGGTTGTGCTGCATATCCTGGCCCTGCATGAAGTGGGTTCCAACAACCCGCTCGGTGTCGACATCAAGAAGACCAAGGACGAAAACGGCGTGCCGCTCGATGGCATTCCTTTCCATCCTTACTACACGGTGAAAGACATCGTTGGCGTGGTGGTGTTCCTGTTCGTCTTCTGCGCCATCGTGTTCTTCTTCCCTGAGATGGGCGGCTATTTCCTGGAGAAGCCGAACTTCGAAGTGGCCAACGCATTCAAGACCCCGGCTCACATTGCTCCTGTCTGGTACTTCACTCCGTTCTACGCGATCCTGCGCGCCGTTCCGGACAAGCTGCTGGGCGTGATTGCCATGGGTGCTGCGATCGCTGTGCTGTTCGTGCTGCCCTGGCTCGACCGTAGCCCGGTCAAGTCGATGAAATTCAAGGGTTGGATGAGCAAGATCGCGCTGTTGGCGTTCTGCATCTCCTTCCTCATTCTCGGCGTGCTTGGCGTTCTGTCTCCGACGCCTGAGCGCACTCTGCTGGCGCGGATCTGTACGGTCATCTACTTCGCGTACTTCATCCTGATGCCGTTCTATACCAAGCTCGAGAAGACCAAAGTAGTTCCGCAAAGGGTGGCTGGCTGA
- a CDS encoding cytochrome c1, with amino-acid sequence MKKQFAALILALVPAFAFAAGTEAHLDKVEIDLTDKAAMQDGLRTFSNYCMGCHSAQYQRYERVAKDLGIPEEVMLKNVVFTDAKIGDHMKIGMKPEDAKGWFGAAPPDLTLVARVRGNDWLYTYLRSFYEDPARPYGVNNTVFPNVGMPHVLAPLQGRQVLPAHLPEGESVACKQVQVTEDGRKQFDPLTGTPITHEDCSQLTVVPGTGALSEAEYNEKIKNLVTFLAYSANPVKLESQRIGTYVLLFLVVFFVFAYLLKREYWKDVH; translated from the coding sequence ATGAAAAAGCAATTTGCTGCATTGATTCTTGCGCTGGTGCCGGCCTTTGCGTTTGCTGCCGGTACCGAAGCCCACTTGGACAAGGTCGAGATCGATCTGACCGATAAGGCTGCTATGCAGGATGGTTTGCGCACGTTCAGCAACTACTGCATGGGCTGCCACAGTGCGCAGTACCAGCGCTACGAGCGTGTTGCCAAGGACCTCGGCATTCCGGAAGAGGTGATGCTGAAGAACGTCGTCTTCACTGACGCGAAGATCGGCGACCACATGAAGATCGGCATGAAGCCCGAGGACGCCAAGGGGTGGTTCGGTGCGGCACCGCCGGATCTGACCCTGGTCGCGCGTGTGCGTGGTAACGACTGGCTGTACACCTATCTGCGGAGCTTCTACGAGGATCCTGCTCGTCCCTATGGTGTGAACAACACGGTTTTCCCCAATGTGGGGATGCCGCATGTGTTGGCGCCGCTGCAGGGGCGTCAGGTCCTGCCCGCCCACTTGCCCGAAGGGGAAAGTGTTGCGTGCAAGCAGGTGCAGGTTACCGAGGATGGTCGCAAGCAGTTCGATCCGCTTACGGGTACGCCGATCACCCACGAAGATTGCAGCCAGCTGACCGTCGTGCCCGGCACCGGGGCGCTGAGCGAGGCCGAGTACAACGAGAAGATCAAGAATCTCGTGACATTCCTGGCTTACTCGGCCAATCCGGTGAAGTTGGAGAGCCAGCGCATCGGGACTTACGTCCTGCTGTTCCTGGTGGTGTTCTTCGTCTTCGCTTACCTGCTCAAGCGAGAGTACTGGAAAGACGTACACTGA
- a CDS encoding glutathione S-transferase N-terminal domain-containing protein, with protein MAAANRLICYSDPSDHYSHRVRLVLAEKGIGVEVVNVSPCDCPAQLAEINPYSSVPTFVDRDLVLYESGVILEYLEERYPHPALLPAYPVARANTRLLLHRIQKDWAALADIVLDSRTPEAERSASRKVLRESLIGVSPVFAEKPFFMSDEFSLLDCCLLPLLWRLPKLNIELPRQARPLLEYMEQGFGRPAFQVSLSEVERSMR; from the coding sequence ATGGCTGCTGCCAATCGGTTGATCTGCTATTCCGATCCTAGCGATCACTATTCTCACCGCGTCCGCCTGGTTCTGGCGGAGAAAGGCATCGGTGTCGAGGTCGTGAACGTGTCGCCGTGCGATTGCCCGGCCCAGTTGGCGGAAATCAATCCGTACTCGAGCGTGCCAACCTTCGTCGATCGTGATCTCGTGCTCTACGAGTCGGGCGTCATCCTTGAGTATCTGGAAGAGCGATACCCTCATCCGGCACTGTTACCTGCTTATCCAGTAGCACGAGCCAATACCCGCCTACTCCTGCATCGAATTCAGAAGGATTGGGCTGCACTTGCAGATATTGTCCTGGATTCGCGTACGCCGGAGGCTGAGCGTAGTGCGTCGAGAAAGGTGTTGCGCGAGAGCCTGATCGGCGTTTCGCCTGTCTTCGCGGAAAAGCCATTTTTCATGAGCGATGAGTTCAGTCTGCTGGACTGTTGTTTGTTGCCCTTGCTGTGGCGATTGCCCAAACTGAACATCGAACTGCCGCGACAGGCCAGGCCGCTTCTGGAATACATGGAGCAGGGCTTTGGCCGGCCGGCCTTCCAGGTGAGTCTATCCGAGGTTGAGCGCAGCATGCGCTAA
- a CDS encoding BON domain-containing protein has product MTPLLLRALATTLCLTLAGCSSVLTAARDEPIADNRGTRTIGSTIDDSLIETKAAVNIAKAHPDLDQSSHIVVASYNGVVLLAGQTPRNDLKQMAEQAASSVQRVKRVHNELQVLQPSSALARSHDTWLTTKIKTQMLADNTVPGSRIKVITENGIVYLLGLVTRQEGARATSLVQGVAGVQRIVKLFEYID; this is encoded by the coding sequence ATGACCCCTCTTCTGCTTCGCGCGCTCGCCACGACGCTGTGCTTGACGCTTGCCGGCTGCAGCTCGGTGCTGACAGCCGCACGTGACGAACCGATAGCCGATAACCGCGGAACGCGCACGATCGGCAGCACGATCGATGACTCGCTGATCGAGACCAAGGCAGCGGTAAACATTGCCAAAGCCCACCCGGATCTCGATCAGAGCTCACATATCGTTGTCGCCAGCTATAACGGCGTCGTTCTGCTCGCAGGCCAGACTCCACGCAACGACCTGAAGCAGATGGCCGAGCAGGCTGCATCCTCGGTGCAACGGGTCAAGCGCGTGCATAACGAGCTTCAGGTTCTACAGCCGTCATCGGCGCTCGCCCGCAGCCATGACACATGGCTGACGACCAAGATCAAAACCCAGATGCTCGCTGACAACACCGTGCCCGGCTCACGTATCAAGGTGATCACTGAAAACGGGATCGTCTACCTATTAGGCCTGGTGACTCGCCAAGAGGGCGCACGTGCCACGTCGCTGGTCCAAGGCGTCGCCGGTGTGCAACGCATCGTCAAACTGTTCGAATACATCGACTGA
- a CDS encoding ClpXP protease specificity-enhancing factor — MNSSRPYLVRALHQWIVDNDCTPHLLVDADVPGVVVPAGFVKDGQIVLNVSPSAVRQLQMGNDALTFEGRFGGVSHSLIIPFAAVMAIYARENGQGMVFEIEPTPPEDDDGGDKVADAKDDGAARPTGRPSLKVVK; from the coding sequence ATGAATTCAAGTCGCCCCTATCTGGTGCGTGCGCTCCATCAATGGATTGTCGACAACGATTGCACTCCGCATCTATTGGTCGATGCGGATGTGCCGGGCGTGGTGGTGCCCGCCGGCTTCGTCAAGGATGGTCAGATCGTGCTGAACGTGTCCCCCAGTGCTGTACGTCAGCTGCAGATGGGTAATGACGCCCTGACCTTCGAGGGGCGTTTTGGTGGCGTGTCGCACTCGCTGATCATTCCGTTCGCCGCGGTGATGGCGATCTATGCGCGCGAAAACGGACAGGGGATGGTTTTCGAGATCGAGCCGACGCCACCAGAGGATGATGATGGTGGCGACAAAGTGGCTGATGCCAAGGATGACGGAGCTGCCCGGCCGACAGGGCGGCCGAGCCTGAAAGTCGTCAAGTGA
- a CDS encoding YraN family protein, translating to MIDRRSSGRSAEALACHHLRGEGLRLLAQNWLCRSGELDLVMLEGDTVVFVEVRYRRHTAWGGAIESVDARKRQKLVRAAQHFLLQEPRWAAHPCRFDVVAIGPEGSHASLNWIRNAFDC from the coding sequence ATGATTGACCGCCGGAGCAGCGGACGCTCCGCGGAGGCACTAGCCTGCCACCATCTGCGTGGCGAGGGCCTGCGGCTGCTGGCACAGAACTGGCTGTGCCGCAGCGGCGAGCTCGATCTGGTCATGCTTGAGGGCGATACAGTAGTATTCGTCGAAGTTCGCTATAGACGACATACCGCCTGGGGCGGCGCGATCGAAAGCGTAGACGCGAGAAAGCGACAGAAGCTGGTCCGTGCGGCACAGCACTTCCTTCTCCAAGAGCCGCGCTGGGCAGCGCACCCTTGTCGCTTCGATGTGGTCGCCATAGGCCCGGAAGGCAGTCATGCCTCGCTAAACTGGATCCGCAACGCCTTCGACTGCTAG